One Vicia villosa cultivar HV-30 ecotype Madison, WI linkage group LG5, Vvil1.0, whole genome shotgun sequence genomic window, CTTCTTTAATCAAACCTGAATGACTGCAAGCAGATAGAATTGAGATAAAAGTTACATTATTCGGCTTAGTATCAGAATGATTAGTCATCTGATAAAATAATTTCAAAGCCTCTTCTCCTTGACCATGAAATCCATAAGCTGCGATTATTGAGCTCCAAGTTACAACATCTTTATATGCCATTCCTTTGAAAACCTTGTTAGCATCTTCTATGCTACTACATTTTGCATATAGCTCTATAAGTGATGCTCCAATAAATTGATTACTTTGAAACGCGTTTTTAATTGTGAAAGCATGAAGACATACAGCTTGTTGAAGAATCCCCAGTTCTGAAACAGCAGTAAGAATCTTAACAAGAGCAATAGCATCGGGTCGAGTTCCGCTAGATAACATGTCACGGAAAACCCCCATTGACTCGTGCACCATTCCGATGTCAGCGTAGCCACTAAATAAAACAGCCCAAGCAATTACATCCTTCTTAGGCATTCTATTGAAAAGATCAACGGCTTTTTCTGGTGTAAAGCACTTCATGTACATGTCGATCAAAGCTGTAGAGACAGTCATTTCcatttcaaaaccatatttcacagCCAGTTCATGAATCTTCATACCTTCTTCCAAATTCGAAGTGTAGGCACAAGCTCGCAATGCACTAACCACAGTAACCCAGTTGGGTTTAATTCTCTTATCCAACATTTCATTAAAAATATCTAATGCATTAGTTTCTTCTCCATTATCAGTGTAACATGCAACCATCGAGCTCCAAGATATAACATCCTTATCAGGCATTTCCTTAAACAAATTCGCTGCACTCTTGACAGAACCAGTTTTTCCATACAAATTAAGCAGCGAATTAGCCAAACACAGCTTAGTGTCTAACCCCTTCCTTTTAACAAAGCCATGAACACTTCTTCCAAGCTTAAAATCAGATAACCGAGCACACGCAGAAGCAACACTAACAAGTGTCACCGGATCAGGactcactttctccaaaacaacCATTCGGGAGAAAAAATCCAGCGCAAGCTCCGAACTACCACTCTGCTCATAACCACTAACAATAGACGTCCATAAAACAACATCCGGTTTCGGATACTCCATAAAAACTTTCACAGCATCATTCATTTGACCACATTTACAATACAAATCAATCAACGCCGACCCAACAAACATGTCCCCCTCTATCCTCACCTTCTTAAGAAACCCATGAATCATCTCACCCAATAAAACATTCCGCAAACCCGCACACGATTTCAACGCAATAGACACCGAGTAACTATCGGGTCTTTGAGTTTGACTACCCTCAATTAACATAGAACTAACATAATTCATTCGACGGAATAAAGCCAACGTCTCTACCCATTCTCCCTCATGACAATAGCTTCTAAGCAAAGCATTCCATAGATAAACAGTTTTGTGAGGCGTTTCTTCAAACAGCTTATGTGCATGGTGAATTGATGAGTATCTAGCATACAGAACATTGAGCTTGGTGACAATGAAACTATCATGAACAAGACCCACTTTGAAACATTGTGAATGCAACTGTGAAATTGATAAATTACTGCAACAAGTTTCCAATAACTTGACTAAAAAATTCCACCTTTCCATAAGGTATTCATCTTAGTTATTCAGTGGCTGTAGCATCATGTCCTGTTGAGAAAATCATGAAAGTAATAAGTTCATCAGcatttgatagaagaaaatgaTAAGGAAGATTGTTGAAATGAGAATAAGAAAATACTTGTTTCTTGGTAGAGTTACTATTCTCCATTTGATAGAAGAGAATTACAAAAATTTCTTTGTTTAAAATAtcattgaaaaatattatttctcTTTTATGATATAACTAAATAACTAAATGTTGAAAAATTATGtaaaagtaattaaaaaataGGAAAAATTTTCAAGTAGTTATTTTTCTTGATACTTAATCATATTTTGGACAAAATATTTTAATGGTAAATTGGAGATCAATAAGATAACAATAAATCAACTGTGTTTCTTCTTCGAAGATTTCTTCTATGTTTGAAAAAAGGAGAGTGTAGTACATGCAAACACTTTGGTATCTAAATTAGTAAATGAATAAGGCAATGGATAATGTTTTTAGGTTTTTAAGATTTCTTTACTAAATTTTATTCTTTGAGTCTAATTTGAGGCTAAAGCTGGGGAAGATCGAACATGGCCTTTGTTGTTACTAGGTCATTCATACCATTATCCAATATCCTAATGTggtgatattattatttttaccTCGGCCCGGGTAGGAATAGTTGCCCCATAAGTCTAGCTTAGAAATATGGGGTTTTGGCTTGTAATGCTCTTGTAGATAGGGTTTACCAAATGGGTGACGACTTTGGTGAaaattcattcatcttcaacctatatCTTCTCTTTAGTTTTTGGTATTCTAATGTCTTTCTAGCAAGAAATCATGTGAATCCTCGATGTATGTCTTCTCAGTTGTCTGCCACGTGTTAGTATATAGCTAGTAGTGTGATAGTCTATTGTTAGACCTCTTATGATAATTTTTTGGGAACGTCATCGTTATTATCATTCTGATGACACCTTTGATGAAGTATTAATTGTTTATTGCTTGACATTTTGTGTTTTACTTACTTAGTTTCTGTTTTTTTGGGTTTTGTCTTTCTGTTTTCCTTCTTATGTGAGTATAATTACTTTTAGCGGTTACGCTTTCCACTTTTCTTCCtttgttattttctatttttgCTAGAAGTGATCACGTTTTCTCTTGAAGTCGTCTCTTTTCTTCTGTAACTACTTTATGCTTATAAgtctttcttccttttttttatgAGAGTCTTTCTTTCTTCTTAGTTCATCATATTTACTAGGTTTATTATCGGCGGTGTGAAACTACATTTAGCTCAATTATTATCTAGCTTTtaaaaaaatggtgagtgattaGAATTGCTTCCTTCATTTTCTATGTGTCTAGATACAATGATTTAGGTCATCAAACACCCTCCTTAAAACATATTCTTGATGAGGGCAAGTGCAACTCTTATTTTGCGGTAGAGTCATTATTCTCCATTTCTTTCTCTAATTCTTTGTTGCAACTATCCGTATGAATATGATGAATGAAAGAAAAGTACGTGTATTAATAGTCTTTttacaaaaaattatttatttaaagtatctttaaaaatatataaattatttttctcttttataatataactaaatatttaaaaaataggtaaaattaattgaaaaataggAAAATTTTGTAAGTAATTGTTTTTCTTGATACTTTACCGTCTCTGggccaaaatattttaattgtaaGTTGGAGACTGATAAGATGAcaatgttttatgatgttttgtcTTCCAAGATTTCTTATAGGTTTGAACAAATGGAAGGGATGATACATGCAAACACTCAAATGCCTAAGTTAGTAAATGAATAAGataatgaataatatttttaacttttcaagaaTGTGTACTTTGATTTGGTCTCTGTCGCCCTTTATATTGAATATCTTCTAGGATTTATGGAGACAAATGATCTTTTTCCCCTCTTAAGTGGACATGTGGAAATATAATTTGTTAAGTCATTTGACAACCCTCCGACAATCATCTACTTGAATCAGGTGCTTTTCTAGGTCAAATCCATGTTTGCTCTCCAACACCTAGAATCTTATTTTGGATGATAGACACAAggttgatatttaatcttctaaGATCACTACCCTAATGTCATGTCATCGTAGATATCTTGTTTTACTAGACTTTATGCTTTAGGTTAAACTTTGAAGCTAAGGCGGGGAAAGACCGATCATGATTTTTGTTGCTATTGGGCCATTCATACCCTAACCTAATATGCTAATGTTTTGATATTCTTTTTACCTATGCCCATGTAGGAATAGTTGACCCTTAAGTTTGACTCAAAAGAATCAGGTTTTGGGCTTATGATGCTATAGTGGATAGGTTTACCAAATGGGTGACGACTTTGATgaaaattcattcatcatcaacttATATTTTGGCTTTAATCTTTTGGTACGCTAATGTCTTTCTGATAAGAAATGACGTGATTCCTTGATGTATGTCTTCTAAGTTATTTTTCATGTGTCACTATATAGCTAGTAGTGTGATGGCCTATTGTTAGGCTTCTTATGATGAGTTTTTTGTGAACGCCATCATTATTATCATTCTTACGACACCTTTGATGATGCATTAATATGTTTATTGTTTGACGTTCGGCCCTTTACTTAGTTTCTATTTTGTGGGGTTTTGTCTTTATGTTTTCCTTCTTATGTGAGTATAAATACTTTCAATGGTTACGCTTTTCACTTTGTCTACTTTGCTATTTTCTACTTTCGGTAGAAGTGTTCTCGTATAGAATATTGGTCTCTACATTTGATGTCACTGCACAACTACTAACTAAGTTGGCTTAACGAAACTTTGAAGGTAAACTTTTTAAGGTTGAATATAACACTATTTTCTCGCCCGTGAAAATTTTCCCATGAGATAATCCTTTTCTAATGATCTAACTCTCAATTAGGGTGTAAGCGAATCagaaaaaatatgaagaaaaaaattattcgATCCAAAACTGAACCAAACTAATGAAAATCAAGAAGGTTTGATTCAAttctcaattttaatttttaaaaccaCTAAATCGATAAATTGAGTCGGTGACTATATAGTTACCCGTTTTTGTATTTGATAATGAACTTATTTTATAATGCAATGAAATCATGTCATCACTTTTTATGGATTAAATACAATTTCTAAAATGTTTGAAAAATAGAGTATGAAATAGATGAAATACATtgtataaaatgtattatttgaaaaaataataacataaaaaacaatgaaaatatgATAATGAATAATACATGTAAAtacaatgtttaaaaaaaaaatggtaaACCAATCAACCGAGTTGTACTAAATCAATTAGTTTGCTTtggttctatttttcaaaaacactaaaaaccgaaccaaaaaattcacatattttttataataaaaaatctaTTCAAACCGAATCGATGACACCCCAATTTCCGATTAGCAATATGAAAGTTACTCTTGTTGGGGACTACAAAAAGTGACCATTCATATTCCTATGTTGGAAGTGGAaccaaatgaagaaaaataattagAGGACTGTCTATTTCTTTCTCAATCAATATTTTCCTTCGCTTTAAGATGGTCCAAACAAAACGCTTAAAAGCCGTGACTACAAACAAATATATCAACATTTGATCTAAAACATGTTGTTAGCAAGTGAACAATATTATAGATACATGAAAATCAACTATTGGACTATATAAAGATGACATCTTCCATGTCTTGTGCTTGATTCAGATACTCTGGACAAAGAGACTAGACTACACGTTATCATTGTTCTTAGACAAATTATATGTCAAATCACTTTTAAATTATTGTTATTTGAATATCAATGATAACTTACTAGTGACCCTTCATTTCTTGtaatatcacaaccatttttttttatttgagctTACTAACTATTACTACTACACTAATGTGTTTTGCATTGTTTGAGTAAGAACATGAATCAAATTGAAGAGCAAAAGTAGTACTACGCATCAACAACGAGTCTTCACTCAAAAAAATAACTCTTAAAAGAGAACTTAAACAAAAGAATATGATGAGAATCAACATGAAAGCATATAATAAAAAAGGAGCTTTCTAAAAATAACGAGATGGTTAACTTGCTACAACAATAATCACAGAAAAATTAACATGGTTAGGTTAATGCAATGAAAAATGAAATGGAGCTTTGCAAGATCACTCAGTTTTCAATTTCAACAGACACGATGCAAATTCGCAAAGAATGCAGGAAACAATGAAGAACCTGATGGATATATTATAATTTCAAGTGAACCAACCTGCAAAGAGAGTGCACCAGCCATTGCTACAACATTACAATATCAATAAGAATCTGATCCCAATAACTAGCAGCATATGGAggcaaatgaaaaataaaaatcaactATAAAAATTATACGAAAATATATGCAACAAATCGTAAATTAAAATCTACTACTTAAATCTTTCAATCGATAATTATAACCTTGGATTTTTCCCAACACCTCAATAAGAGGAGCCAAATTTGTAACACAAACTGTTGATCCATGAAATTAACTATAATATCTGAAATTTTACCCACTAGTCATATATAAACTATACCATTAAATGAATTTCTACAGGAGACTTGGCAATATTACGGTATCTGTCAGCACCAACAAAGCAATATTATTCACTTCACATGTTGTCTTTTAGGGCCTGCCCCTCTTCATGCTGCATGATGGGCATTTGTATTGCTTTATGCTCTCAGCTTTTGCAGGAGTAATCTTCACGCACTTCCCATGGTACCACCTCTCGCATATATCACAGCCAATCCAAAATTCATCTGCATTGTAGTTTCCACCGCAGCTCCCGCAAAGGGTTTCACTGTGCTCGTCTTCTTCCTCCTCATAACCTTGATCATCTGCCAACTTTGGGATGCTTTTGACTTGCCCATCACTTGATCTCTACAGATAAATGAACAAACAAGTATCAAATAGCAGCATCATGACAGATTTCGCACCTATAAAAAAAGCTTTAATTTATAGTCATACAGTATTGATATAAATGGCGTAATAACATGAAATAAACACCATGATCGAAGTGTTTCTGAAATACAGGCCAAGTATACTCTGCTTGCAATTTTCATGATCATTTGCATAAGCAAAAAGAAAAGTAATGTGAGTTGAACAGTGTGAGTGATGCATTATGAACAGTTTAAAAAACCACATCTGGTTTAGTGTTTTGACTGTACTCAAAGCAACTTCAAAATGTTAACCAAGTATCCAAACGACTACTACAAATAAACAAGTCAAACATTTGGGTATAGTTTCTGTGTTTGATTTAGCAGATAAACACCAAAAAAATAAGAGAATAGTTAAATAACTTTAAAAGATATGATGTGATGATATTGAATTTCAATTTTCATTACAAACTTTAAGAACGTACAAGCATTACTACGGTAGCTCTGAGTATTTAACAACCTTACACAAAGACAATTACACTAACCTTGGTGCTGCCCCGAGATTTGCTTCCACTGTCTACAGTGGGCTTGTTGTCCTTTACTGGCTTCCTGTCAGttacaacttcaaaaacagtTGGAAGCTCATTGATCATGCTAAATAAACGTTTCCTGCCATGAATCAGTGGAACCATTAATAGAAAGAGGGAGCCATAAACCCATTATAAACCAGTCGAGGGAAAACACTAAATAAATAAGCCCATTAGAATGGGAAAGTTATAAGGGAGAAACTGAAAGACCAGAGCAACAGTAACACATTCTACCATACAAATGATAAATCAAACTCAGTTGCAGATATTTgccctcaacaatcttcaaagCTTGTAATTCCCTTCCGAACACAACGTGGTAAGGAGGGAGGAAGTGTTAATGGGGAGAGATAGAACACATAAGTTATTCAACATAATTGTTCAATTCTAAACTAAAGCTAAGAGTTACATTAGAGTCACTTTTCACAAAACCTCAAGTTAATTATCACGTTCCCTGAATTGAAAGTTATGGATGATAAATAAGAAATGGTCTTAACCCATTCAAAGaacatatatataatataaacttATCCAGAATCACCGTCACAACAGATGACAACGATGATATTGATGCAACTCAGCAACTACTACAAACTGCAAGTCTTGGTTTTCAACATTTAGCAGTGTTTCAGCACGTGAATTGCATATAATGAGCCAAAACCAACTTAAGTTAATATAAACACATACTTATACCCTGTAGATAGTAATACCTTTCATTGCGGTTAAGACGAGCTCCAAGATAAAAAGCCACAGAAAGCAACCACGAATCACTGTGCACAGCAACAAGAGAAAGCCAGTCCCTACGATTCATTCCATCCCTCGCAAAATTGATTCCAAGAGCTGGCTCCGGAAGCTCAGGTGGAACCTCCTCTGCTGGAAGAGTCACTTCCCATGATTCATTTGAATGTCCATACAGGCACAAGTTATCCTTATCTTTAACCAAAAAACACATAGATAAACTTCAAATCAGCAAAACAACAGATTcataattatcattaataaaacaataataactaCCAGAATTTCCAGCATTAATTTAACTCAACTAATTCCACCCAAATCAAAATCCATACACTGGATCTGCTAAAATACCTCGGAAAAAAAGTCTGTCAATGTCAAGGTCTAAAACCGAAAGTTATGattacttttaatttattcaattttaaaattattactgGTATCGACAGTATCGACATGTCAGTGTCGTGTTTCCGGTGTCAACACTTCATAGctctgaatttatttattttactaactGATAAACTGTTTTATAGTTGAACCAGTTGATGTGTGTGAATTCGTgcccaaataaataaatatataaaatatataaactaacAAACAAACAAATAGTAAAAAAAACACATGGGACATGTTaaactttgactttttttttcttcaaattctcCAAAAATAAAAAGCTTTAACTCTCAGAACTCTAATAACAAGTTAACAACTTCACAATTCACAcagaaaaaatcaaattcaacaataattacaaaaaaaaatagaaaaataaaataaaatttcagaTCTTCAACTTCCCGTTTACCTGGATCACAGAGAGTGTAGAATTCATCAACatctgaaaaataaaaacaaaaacaaaaaataaatgagTTTAAGTTAGTTGAAAATTCGAAAtagtgaagaaaaaaaaaacggaATTGAAAAATTGAATGAATACCTTGAGTTAAAGCACGAACGATACCGTCTCGACGAGCACTGAAATCCTTGAAGATCTCTTCAACGGAGCGAGGACTTGACGCCATTTCCATAAAACCTAATTTGAGATCTACGCGATTTGGTTCAGTTTCGAGAAAGTTCCGGAGAGTGAGATCGACGGTGAGGATGAATTTGAGGTTAGACCATGGGAGAGGATCGATCGCAATGAAGATGCATgtgatgagagagagagagagagagagagagagagagagagagagagagagagagactaaGGTTGgaaaattatagaaaataaaaataggtgGGTAGTTATAGCAATAGTGTGTACAGTAATTTCCTATTTCCTATTTAGGGTTTATTTTAGGGTGATTAGGGTTAATCTTTGATCTTAGTCGTTGGATTAATCTTAAGgttgaaattaattttaattgttgacTGAATTTTGAGTTATTGAATTAATTTAACGGTTGGATTGGTTTGGTGTTGATCTGGATGGTTGAGAGATTAGTTTTGATCGTTGGGTTAATTTTGAAGGTTGATATATGGTTGGATTGGTCGCGTGTTGATGTTGAGAAGTTTGAGATTAATTTTGATCGTTGGATTAATTCTAAAATTGGAATGTGATTGAAACGCCTGCGTATGAATCTTGATCGCGTGTTGATGTTGGCAAGTTAGAGATTAACTTTGATTGTTGGATTAATTCTAAAATTGGGTATGTGATTGAAATGTTTGCGTATGAATCTTGATGGTTAAGAGATTGATTTCGATTTTTATATTAGTTTGACAATGCGTATAAGGTTGGAACAATTGTGTGTGTTGACGTTGAGGAGTTAAAGATTAATTTTGATGGTTGgattaaatttaatattgataCGTGATTGAACGTTTGCATATTAATCTTAATGTTTAAGATATTGATTTTGATCTTTAGATTAATTTGATAATTTGTATAAGGTTGGAACAGTTGTGTGTGTTGACGTTGATAAGTTAAAGATTAATTTTGATCGTTGGATTGATTTTAAGATTAATACGTGATTGAAACGTTTGCATATGAATCTTAATAGTTAAGAGGTAATTTAATTGTTAGATTAGTTCGACAATTGGTATAAGGTTGGAATAGACACGTGTGTAATTTTTTAGacattataatattaatttaatcttcaGATTCATTCATTAATTACAATGTGATTTAGAAGACCACGTAAAATATATATTGTAGGGTTTGTGTGTCTTTATAGGCCATAGATATATATgtagtaaaaaataatttattttaaattactaTTGCATATTATTTTTGATAAAGATGTGCATTgtgtttatttattaaaattatatttagttCTTTTAATATGCTTTAATAAAAATCAACatttaataaaagaaattaaatatagAAATTTTGTTCTGTTAGGGTTTGGCTATCAATCTTTTTCCGTTAGGGTTTGTTCCGGCAAACCACGCAAATCAATCTAAAGAGGATGACTTGAAGGATCGTAGTACCAATACAATCAAAGAAGGTGGTGCAACCTTTTCTGCTGCATCAACCATGCCTTTGGTATATGATGAATTAGGATACGACCATgccaatgaaaataaaaatatgatgtTTAATACCTACAAGAATGTGGTTACTGGAGAACAGTTGAATGAAGCAAAAGATCAGTCGCGTCACACTCCAATAGAAGAAGACCAGAATAAAGGCAATGACAACAATGTGGAACTAAAGATTTAAGAAAAGAAGTTTGGTGAGTATGATTGCCCATAATTCATTCTCTtagaaatagagaaaaaaataatcTTGATTCCATTGAGATAAAGTGTTGTAGTTAAAATGATGGACATGAGAATCGGGTACAAAGTAATCAAGAACAGGATTCAACAAATGTGGGCGAGAAGGTGAGTTCTCAACATAGTGGATTTAGGACAAGAGTATTATCTTGTCACCTTTACAATTGAAGAAGACCAGTATACAACATTAATAGAAGGCATATGGATGATATATAAAGTCCAAACTTTTTCCCCTGAAGTGATGTTATTGAACAAATTATTATCTATGAGGGGATCTTTGAATTACCAATTGTGTATTATGATGATAAATTGCTTAATTATATTGGAGATCATTGGTCAGACTGTCAAAGTGGACAAAAGCACACTCACAAGGAGAAGAGGTAAATACCAAGACTGTGCATTCAATTTGATATGACAAAACCTCTATAGGCGATGTTTTTTATCAAGGGAAGATACTATAAGGTGGAGTATGAAGGACTACACCTTCTATGTCTTACTTGTGGTAGAGTTGGACATAGCACATAGGGGTGTAAAAGTAGACTAGAAGTGGCGATGATAAGGAATGATGCATTAGAAACCAAAGGAGATACATTTGTATGTGTTAAGCCAAATTATATTTCTGAAACTGCAGAACCTTGGAATGTAGTGTAAAAGAAAAGAATGACACGTaaaaacaaaatagttgatgaaatcAAAACAGTCAATGGTAGAGCCACGTCCAAGAGTGATGGATCCCCGATGATGAGAGGAACAATCAATGCACTAAAGCAAGTTATGTGATCGTGTTTCATTGCTTTTGATACGGAAAATGTTGGTATCATTATTGAGGGGcaagattttttttttcataagcaaATCTTATATTAAGAATAGGAGTACTAGGGATACTCCAACCCTTACAAAGATGACAAAAGGATCAAAAAGAAACCAGCCTCATAGAATATTTTCAAATACACAAAGAAGGATTTTGGATCCATTCATAAATATTGCAATTGATTCTATTCTTAGAAGCTATGGCTAACCACCACCATGAATACCTTAAGATTGAATGGTATACTTGTTCCATATCCAAGACAGCCCAATTGAACAAAATGTCATTCCTATGCTTCCATATGCACCAGCAAGTTGTAAGCCAGATTGTTGCCCCTCTCTTTCTTCCTATCCTTCCTTTAAGTGCTTCCTCACTGCTTAACAAATGTTCCCAGCAGACCTCCTCATTTGGTCTTTGTATGTCCGGCCAAACAAACACTTTCCTCCATAGCCATTCAATTTTAACACATTGCAATATCACATGATTTATATCTTCTACCTGCACTTGACAAAATACACACAATGACTCATTCAATTGGTGAATTATATGCCTCTTCATTAATTGCTTCCGAGTAGGCAGTCTGTCCCTAATCATTCTCCTGTAAAAAATCTTCAGTTTAGATGGTGCATAAGCCCTCCAAATATTGTTCAAGCCCTCTATCCTTCCTGCAGCCATCTCTTTCGTTCTTCTCTGCGCATTCATTATATCGTAGCATGATCTCACAGTGTAACACTTGTGACTTTCATAAGGCCAAACAAAAAAATCTGGATTGTTGACCGTCGGACTAATACCTATCAGGCGTGGCGTACGAGTCTAGGCGTGGAAAATTTTTCTAAATTTAAATAAACCACTACAATCTAAACACGTGAGGGATAAAGAtagaaatcacaaaaataagaagaaaaaaataaaaaataatgttgcaTCTTTGATTATTGGATCACGTGGCAtaatgaaagagaaaaataaaagaggcaCTCATGGAACTAACACGAACAACCTGGAGAAGCTAGAATTCCTTGTCCAAGGATTTTAGTGAA contains:
- the LOC131606263 gene encoding putative pentatricopeptide repeat-containing protein At3g01580 translates to MERWNFLVKLLETCCSNLSISQLHSQCFKVGLVHDSFIVTKLNVLYARYSSIHHAHKLFEETPHKTVYLWNALLRSYCHEGEWVETLALFRRMNYVSSMLIEGSQTQRPDSYSVSIALKSCAGLRNVLLGEMIHGFLKKVRIEGDMFVGSALIDLYCKCGQMNDAVKVFMEYPKPDVVLWTSIVSGYEQSGSSELALDFFSRMVVLEKVSPDPVTLVSVASACARLSDFKLGRSVHGFVKRKGLDTKLCLANSLLNLYGKTGSVKSAANLFKEMPDKDVISWSSMVACYTDNGEETNALDIFNEMLDKRIKPNWVTVVSALRACAYTSNLEEGMKIHELAVKYGFEMEMTVSTALIDMYMKCFTPEKAVDLFNRMPKKDVIAWAVLFSGYADIGMVHESMGVFRDMLSSGTRPDAIALVKILTAVSELGILQQAVCLHAFTIKNAFQSNQFIGASLIELYAKCSSIEDANKVFKGMAYKDVVTWSSIIAAYGFHGQGEEALKLFYQMTNHSDTKPNNVTFISILSACSHSGLIKEGIKLFDIMISKYQLVPNSEHYAIMVDLLGRTGELDTALDVINNMPMQAGPDIWGTLLGACRIHQNIKMGEVAAKNLFALDPNHAGYYILLSNIYCVDENWHNATKLRSLVKENRLKKIIGRSMVELKNEVRSFVASDRFHDEYDQIYEILRKLHAKMREECYDPQLHIEEML
- the LOC131601324 gene encoding PHD finger protein ALFIN-LIKE 1-like, whose amino-acid sequence is MEMASSPRSVEEIFKDFSARRDGIVRALTQDVDEFYTLCDPDKDNLCLYGHSNESWEVTLPAEEVPPELPEPALGINFARDGMNRRDWLSLVAVHSDSWLLSVAFYLGARLNRNERKRLFSMINELPTVFEVVTDRKPVKDNKPTVDSGSKSRGSTKRSSDGQVKSIPKLADDQGYEEEEDEHSETLCGSCGGNYNADEFWIGCDICERWYHGKCVKITPAKAESIKQYKCPSCSMKRGRP